The genomic interval cccacgccgtattcgccgccgccggcctcccccctccctcctccggctaGATCTaggtgggagggggggaggggagccgccgccgccgcccggcgcaccgtcgtcaccgccgccccgacccgtcgtcgtcgccaccgccgccgccctcgccggcctccccctccctcctccggccagccGTACGCCGCGCCACCAGCcagacgccgcgccgccccgccccgccgccttccgcgccacccgcgccgtggccgccgtcgctccccctccggcggccggggagagaaggaggggtgaggggaggggagaggaggcggcgtgaggggagaggaggaggcgtgaGGTGTGGGGAGAGAGGCCGGCCATGGGTGGAGACTGGAGACTTTGAAAAAATCAACCCTTCCCCAAGTCTATTTATATTGAAgtctattttcgcaagcggaccacttaagcgtcGCCTGCGAAAGTggttcgcctgcgaaaatagattttcgcaggtggaTCGACcatttcaccccgatttatatttttgtaggcggtcatttggctttaagagtcatgtccgcctgcgaaaatgagaCCCATACGttgggaaaaatgctttttctagtagtgactattcctctttttattttagtatctagatatatcatatatgaagTTCCATGTTGTTAAATGTTTACAAAATTGTTCATTACTAGTTTTAGTTCGTGCAACTGCAGCAATATTAGTGTAGCCgtgttgtagacttgtagtatATATCGACCATCCAATAGCAAAAGTAACTAAGACGATGTGGCTTCACGGTAGAAGAAAGAAATAGTAATTATTAAACCTAGTTGTTTAGAGAGTGAAATTATAGTCCATCATCTAAATTAATTCACCACCTTTTTAAAAAGTTGGAtgctaaaataaaattcaaatccTGGTGGATGAAGTCATTTAACCACAATTATACCACCACACCAATAATGCGTATACATATAGATAGGGTCCTAATAGTGCTTTGtgtcaatttaaaattttaggtCATGTTCGGTTGGCTACCTAGAACTCCATGTGCACATACAGAATGGATTACACATTAATTACGTGCAACTTAATTGCCAGATTAATAATTGCGAATTTGTTTTGCGTATATAAAACGAGCAGGCCGGTCGGTTCTTAGCGTGCAAAGGAGTTCttgcactagctagctagcaagtcCATCCACTGCTTGATCAAAAGTCGGCAAATTCAGGACTCAGGAGAATGGCAAGGCGAGGTGGTGTTGCCTCCGTGCTTGCCGTCCTCACACTGCTCGTCGGACTCTTGGCGCCGTCCATCCAACAAGGTAACACAACGCATGCATGTCGATCTATATATCGGCGCGtcaatatatagtatatatatactttctttGTTAAAGAAAATAATCTCATACTACGATATGACACATCTTATTACAACGAATCTAAATATAGTGTACGTATGTTTAGATACGTTTATCACATTTTAGAACaagattggtttattttagaatgaagaGAGTAATTACCTAAACGACGAACGTGCAGTCCATGCGTACCATATGCATCGATCACTAATATCCGCATGCATATTCCGTTGCACGTACGAAAAATAAATGACGATGATCAACAGTGCAATCCATCGGCGTTTGCTACGGCACCCACGGAGACAACctgccggcgacgggcgacgtgGTGAAGCTCTACCAGTCCAACCACATCGACGCCATGCGCATCTACCTCGCCGACGACACCATCCTGCACGCCCTCCGCGGCACCAGcatcgccgtcatcgtcgacgCCCCCGACGTCCGCTCTCTCGCCAAcgcgtcgtcctccgccgcgcaAGCCTGGGTCCAGGCCAACGTCCAGCCGTACTACCCGGACGTCAGCATCAAGTACATCGCCGTCGGCAACGAGGTGGAAGGCGACGACAGGCACAAGATCCTCCTGGCCATGCAGAACATCAAAGACGCGCTCTCCGCGGCCGGCCTGGGCGGCCACATCAAGGTGTCCACTTCCGTGAAAATGAACGTGGTTGCTAGCTCGCCGCTGCCTTCCAAGGGCGCGTTCGCCGAACCCTCTGTCATGGGTCCCATCGTCAAGTTCTTGGCCAGCAACGGCTCGCCGCTGCTGGCCAACGTCTACCCGTACTACGCCTACATGCACAACGACCACATGGACGTCAACTTCACGCTCTTCCTACCAAGCTCGATGACCATGGATGACAATGGACACACCTACACGAACCTCTTCGACGCCATGGTTGACAGCATATACTCAGCAATGGAGAAGGAGGGAGGGCCAGATGTGCCCGTCGTCATTTCCGAGACCGGGTGGCCATCGGCTGACGGTCGTGGCGCGAGCAAGGACAACGCGATGGTCTACAACCAGAACTTGATAAGCCATGTCGGAAAGGGCACGCCCAAGAGGCCCGTGGCATTGGAGGCTTACATGTTTGCCATGTTTGACGAGAACCAGAAGACGGGAGATCCCATCGAGAAGCACTTCGGGCTTTTCAACCCAGACAAATCGCCGGTTTACTGCATTAATTTCTCCGGCACTTCGGACTCCTGCCCACGAAGTATGGGTTTGGCTAGCCGTCCGGTCTACTACGCCATGGTGATTGTGTGCCTTAATTTGGTCTTATTGTTTTGGCCGGCCAACCGTTTGTAGGGGCACTGGCAAATGAAACAATCCAGACCATGCATATATACGGGTGTAGGTGTTTTAACTACCACAATTGCATGCTGTTCTGTGCGTACAGCAGAacaaattaagtaattaacGGTGGGTGAGTAGCACATCATGCATGAGGCTACGTGTTGACCTTATATTAGTACACCACACCTACATGCACATGCAAATCAACTTATTTATTCGCAGTGATATTTGTTTATGtgttgtatttattttttaacgAACCAGTACGAGGTTGTAccaattttatatttaataaagtAGAGTTTCAGAACAACTAGCAAGGTGACACTGCTAGAAAATGACCCTCTCTATTGTGCAGTTATAGCACTCTTACAAAATTATCTAAAACTTTTTACATGCGATTTccattaaaaattattaaatagtAATCTCGCTGTTCTAAAATTCGAAAAACAACAAACCTTACCATATTATCcggtttatagtttttataactCACACCCAAAACCATCCCTTCTTTGCCTCCGCTTTACTTGCTTGTCCGTCCACCATGGCTTCTACTGACTTTCATTGGGACCTTTAAAATAGAAcactacaaaaaaaatttaaaaaaaagttaattgtCTCGCTAGGTTCTCTTTTTGTAAGTGTCGTCAAATGCCATCCTACTCCTTTATAGTCCACCCACTGcccctctttattgtcattaggaTTTTTAACATCGAATCTAATTATCGTTAGGGTTTGATTCTTAGTTTTAGAAATCCAAATCAGACGTCTTTATCCTACTCCTTTATGGTATGCCCACCGCTCCACCCCCTTATTATTAGTGGGATTTTCAATAATCAAACATAATCTTCATTggaattatattttataaattttagatatcTCGTCAACCGTCGCCACCCTAATCCTTTATGCTAGTACGTTGCCCGTCAACTctattatcattgggattttaaataATCAATTGTGATCATTGTTGTGTTTTCTTTATTATAGTTTTAAAGGTCTCGCTAGCCTCCATTGCCCTACTCTTTCTTGCCCCTCGGCTTGTtctcttaataatataatagaattTATTATGTTGTATTCTAGATGGACTCTTATTTTATTACtccttattatttattttgaatttcaattatttctaaattttattcctacttgaactctctttttcttttactactttaaatttattttagattttattctatattttaattaatcttgtgttGTGTTATAGATAAACtattctttcatttttttcttgtttttattccaaattttagttattcttaaattatattcaatttgaactctaatttttatttttatctgatTAAAGTGGaaatttttatttcatattttagttatttctaaattgtattcatacttgaactcttatatttatgtttctaatttagaattttatttatttttattctgattttttatttattatgtgttgtgttctagatggattgttcttctttatttttattctaaattttagctatttatagattgtattttacttttcttttcttcgatTAATATAGAAACTTTTAGCATCCACAATGAATGTATTGCCTTTTTTAAGACTGTTTCATCAATAATATAATACtacataaatagatagatagatagatagaggcGAGTGTATATATACTAGACTATATATTTCGATGCTTCTACAACTTATATGGAGGAGGGAACCtcgga from Oryza glaberrima chromosome 3, OglaRS2, whole genome shotgun sequence carries:
- the LOC127766331 gene encoding glucan endo-1,3-beta-glucosidase GII-like; translated protein: MARRGGVASVLAVLTLLVGLLAPSIQQVQSIGVCYGTHGDNLPATGDVVKLYQSNHIDAMRIYLADDTILHALRGTSIAVIVDAPDVRSLANASSSAAQAWVQANVQPYYPDVSIKYIAVGNEVEGDDRHKILLAMQNIKDALSAAGLGGHIKVSTSVKMNVVASSPLPSKGAFAEPSVMGPIVKFLASNGSPLLANVYPYYAYMHNDHMDVNFTLFLPSSMTMDDNGHTYTNLFDAMVDSIYSAMEKEGGPDVPVVISETGWPSADGRGASKDNAMVYNQNLISHVGKGTPKRPVALEAYMFAMFDENQKTGDPIEKHFGLFNPDKSPVYCINFSGTSDSCPRSMGLASRPVYYAMVIVCLNLVLLFWPANRL